The following proteins come from a genomic window of Gimesia chilikensis:
- a CDS encoding Wadjet anti-phage system protein JetD domain-containing protein has protein sequence MPLVSPEEIADKVAKAYPRFLKRWVSGEVEDFFPYRVKVRLTLDPRNPKETIDAHELLLAHSKDQRGWGYTVHRELKRKRDFGTNLVPTAITVDTLEDLLRLAKKQDEFEKTRTVIEKVRFHFPQLEDWLVAEVTKIAKLAESVDGLIQVTNYLIAHPVPDCYIRQLPVLVDTKFVENHEHTLKQWLDKLLPAYAINVNENKLVHRFGFRDSQPHHSFRLLDPELQSELNLPFDELSLPLRYLKTLDVRDTTVFIVENNLNLLTLPTFHRGVAIRGEGNAVMQLKDLSWLSKNQLIYWGDIDVEGFQILSRLRKFFPHTDSVMMDQETLNSHTTAIVKGNPSQPEAPPNLTNREAEAYEYCLNNQCRLEQERILQNYVENQIAAITSAPSD, from the coding sequence ATGCCGTTGGTTTCTCCCGAAGAGATCGCAGATAAAGTCGCTAAGGCTTATCCCCGTTTTCTTAAACGTTGGGTGAGTGGAGAAGTCGAAGACTTTTTTCCGTATCGGGTAAAAGTCCGGTTGACACTGGACCCACGGAATCCCAAAGAAACCATTGATGCTCATGAGCTATTACTCGCCCATTCAAAAGATCAGCGTGGCTGGGGTTATACCGTCCACCGGGAACTAAAGCGGAAGCGGGATTTTGGAACGAACCTGGTTCCGACTGCCATTACAGTCGACACTCTCGAGGATCTGCTGCGTCTGGCCAAAAAGCAGGATGAGTTTGAAAAGACACGAACTGTGATTGAAAAGGTACGTTTTCACTTCCCACAATTAGAGGATTGGTTAGTTGCCGAAGTTACCAAAATCGCAAAACTGGCAGAGTCGGTAGACGGTTTAATACAGGTCACAAATTATCTCATTGCTCACCCGGTCCCTGATTGTTACATCCGACAATTACCGGTCCTTGTAGACACCAAATTTGTGGAAAATCATGAACACACGTTAAAACAGTGGTTGGATAAACTACTGCCTGCGTATGCGATCAATGTAAATGAGAACAAACTGGTCCATCGTTTTGGGTTTCGCGACAGTCAACCCCATCACTCATTCCGATTACTTGATCCTGAGTTACAGTCGGAACTGAATCTGCCTTTCGATGAACTCTCCCTGCCGTTACGTTACCTGAAAACACTGGATGTCCGGGATACCACTGTTTTTATTGTAGAAAACAACCTGAATCTACTGACCCTGCCTACATTCCATCGAGGGGTGGCCATTCGCGGTGAAGGAAACGCAGTCATGCAACTCAAAGATTTGAGCTGGCTGAGTAAGAATCAACTGATTTACTGGGGAGATATCGATGTGGAGGGCTTCCAGATCTTATCGCGGTTGCGAAAATTCTTTCCGCATACAGACAGTGTGATGATGGATCAGGAAACCCTCAACAGTCACACCACTGCTATCGTTAAAGGTAATCCGAGTCAGCCCGAAGCGCCCCCTAATCTGACCAATCGGGAAGCGGAGGCGTATGAGTACTGCCTGAATAATCAATGTCGGCTGGAGCAGGAACGAATTCTTCAGAATTACGTGGAAAACCAGATCGCTGCAATCACATCAGCGCCATCTGACTGA
- a CDS encoding helix-turn-helix domain-containing protein: MTSHADSNLSDPEFLSPEEFAQFSGLSVPTIHRYLKSGRLPYIQPGGFRCRILIPQNALNSSGKIPSENSPPVPPRAKKPQAKTSGPEPAWKKKHKVLKNKK, from the coding sequence ATGACAAGTCACGCAGATTCAAACCTATCCGATCCGGAATTCCTTTCCCCAGAAGAATTTGCGCAATTCAGTGGGCTCTCTGTTCCCACCATCCACCGGTATCTCAAGTCAGGGCGACTTCCTTATATCCAGCCGGGGGGATTTCGCTGTCGAATTCTTATCCCCCAAAACGCCCTGAATTCCTCAGGAAAAATTCCTTCAGAGAATTCGCCTCCCGTACCACCACGCGCGAAGAAGCCCCAGGCCAAGACATCTGGTCCGGAACCTGCCTGGAAGAAAAAACATAAAGTACTTAAAAACAAAAAGTGA
- a CDS encoding tyrosine-type recombinase/integrase, with product MPRKRKNQKIKAQYFSWLLSQRGKLYQADGRSNTINVGRHSLGTSNYQEAIDAIYELDRIKAVEHGLLDADELDSREKGSLPLLEGRQHYEADISSSILIGGIRQSSQKRYRTVLDKFIKFCAVEQVSTWEQVDAKLLKNYAAYLENKEYAKNKEYSQNTICLELNTIKQIVNWLIKDGYLPEGKRIDLPLRKKQGTSTYCWKPKQVAVMVKYCRKNKALNWLGDIIICLACTGLRISELASLRWSDIDLEEGMLRLTDETMIKKKSKASKRTTKSGYNRSFPINSTLLEVFHKMPNRSGNVFRGPRGGQLKPDTVRLILIRDVIKPLAKKFPQSEDEIGFADGRPHSFRHYFCSTCANSGVPENMVMRWLGHRSSEMVQHYYHLHDEEAKQRMDTLRFIG from the coding sequence ATGCCGCGAAAGCGAAAAAATCAAAAAATTAAAGCCCAATATTTTAGCTGGTTGCTTTCTCAGAGAGGAAAGTTATACCAAGCAGACGGACGTTCAAACACAATTAATGTTGGTCGTCACTCACTAGGAACATCGAATTACCAGGAAGCAATAGATGCAATATATGAACTCGACAGAATTAAAGCCGTCGAACATGGACTTCTCGATGCTGATGAACTTGACAGCCGAGAGAAAGGATCTTTACCTCTCCTGGAAGGTCGCCAACATTACGAAGCAGACATATCCAGTTCGATTCTCATCGGTGGAATCAGACAAAGCAGCCAAAAACGCTACAGAACAGTACTCGATAAATTCATCAAGTTTTGTGCAGTGGAGCAAGTATCAACGTGGGAACAAGTCGACGCTAAACTATTAAAAAACTACGCAGCCTATCTGGAAAATAAGGAGTATGCCAAAAATAAAGAATATTCCCAGAACACGATTTGTCTTGAATTGAATACAATTAAACAAATCGTGAACTGGTTAATTAAGGATGGCTACCTTCCAGAAGGCAAACGTATCGATTTGCCTCTTCGAAAGAAACAAGGAACTTCAACCTATTGCTGGAAGCCGAAACAAGTAGCAGTGATGGTAAAGTACTGTCGCAAAAACAAAGCTTTAAACTGGCTAGGGGATATTATAATCTGTCTTGCCTGCACTGGTTTGCGAATCAGCGAATTAGCCTCTCTTCGATGGTCTGATATTGATCTAGAAGAAGGGATGTTGCGTTTAACAGATGAGACTATGATTAAGAAAAAATCCAAGGCCAGTAAAAGGACAACGAAATCTGGTTATAACCGATCATTTCCAATAAACTCAACGCTGTTGGAAGTGTTCCATAAAATGCCTAACCGTTCAGGAAATGTTTTTCGAGGGCCTCGAGGTGGACAGCTCAAACCAGATACAGTACGACTTATTTTAATTAGGGATGTAATTAAACCGTTAGCAAAAAAGTTTCCCCAGAGTGAGGATGAAATTGGCTTTGCTGATGGCCGACCACATAGCTTTCGGCATTACTTCTGCTCCACCTGTGCTAATAGTGGAGTTCCGGAAAATATGGTAATGCGGTGGCTTGGACATCGAAGCAGCGAGATGGTGCAGCATTATTATCATCTGCACGACGAAGAAGCGAAACAGCGCATGGATACATTACGTTTCATAGGATAA
- the rfbD gene encoding dTDP-4-dehydrorhamnose reductase has protein sequence MKITVIGSRGQLGQDLTARLAGEGHQVSGLTHQQISIENASSIADALAQTAPELVINTAAYNKVDLAESEPEVAYAVNALGPRNLALYCQQHQIALMQISSDYVFGLDLSREQGYREQDAPGPVSAYGLSKLAGEYFVRALCPQHYVIRTCGLYGKAGKTGNGNFVETMLRLGQERDSLSIINDQHCTPTSTRDLSEALARLIATEQYGLYHVTNRGQTTWYELARTLFEIAGIEVETQPITTEQYNAAADRPRFSVLDSSHLEQVTRFEIPDWQTALENYIRS, from the coding sequence ATGAAAATTACAGTCATTGGTTCACGGGGACAACTGGGACAGGACCTCACTGCCCGTCTGGCGGGAGAAGGTCACCAGGTCTCCGGTTTGACACATCAGCAGATTTCGATTGAAAATGCATCCAGTATCGCTGATGCCCTTGCGCAGACGGCTCCCGAACTGGTGATCAACACCGCCGCCTATAACAAAGTGGACCTCGCGGAATCGGAACCGGAAGTCGCTTACGCAGTCAATGCTCTCGGCCCCCGGAATCTGGCCCTCTACTGTCAGCAGCACCAGATAGCCCTGATGCAGATCAGTTCCGACTATGTCTTCGGGCTGGATCTGTCGCGGGAGCAGGGTTACCGGGAACAGGATGCCCCCGGCCCCGTCAGTGCCTACGGTCTGAGTAAACTGGCAGGAGAGTATTTTGTCCGTGCACTCTGCCCTCAGCACTATGTCATTCGTACCTGTGGCCTGTATGGGAAAGCTGGCAAAACCGGAAATGGCAACTTTGTCGAAACCATGCTCAGGCTGGGACAGGAACGCGATTCCCTCTCGATCATTAACGATCAGCACTGCACACCCACCAGCACGCGCGATCTGTCCGAAGCACTCGCCCGACTGATCGCGACTGAGCAGTACGGCTTATACCACGTGACCAACCGCGGACAGACGACCTGGTATGAACTGGCGCGGACCCTGTTTGAGATCGCCGGGATCGAAGTCGAAACGCAGCCCATTACCACCGAACAATATAACGCCGCAGCCGACCGCCCCCGATTTAGTGTCCTCGACAGCTCCCACCTCGAGCAGGTGACCCGGTTCGAGATTCCGGACTGGCAGACCGCGCTGGAGAATTACATTCGGTCTTAA
- a CDS encoding GNAT family N-acetyltransferase, which produces MKIRPYQPTDLDILKAITVEAFQGVSIDQGIEQKYGLIQGHDWKWRKAGHVAADADREPTGIFVAELDDKVVGYISTWHDPEAGIGYIPNMAFVPECRGQGMGRKLLEHALAHFRELGLSLAKIETLEQNAVGNHLYTSLGFQEVARQIHFVAPLNPSDSQSSA; this is translated from the coding sequence ATGAAAATTCGTCCCTATCAGCCCACCGATCTGGACATACTGAAAGCAATTACCGTCGAAGCCTTTCAGGGAGTCTCCATTGATCAGGGAATCGAACAGAAATACGGTTTGATTCAGGGACACGACTGGAAATGGCGCAAAGCCGGACACGTGGCAGCGGACGCCGATCGGGAGCCCACAGGGATTTTTGTCGCCGAACTGGATGACAAAGTCGTCGGCTACATTTCCACCTGGCATGATCCGGAAGCCGGCATCGGCTACATTCCCAACATGGCGTTCGTCCCGGAGTGCCGTGGTCAGGGGATGGGACGCAAGCTCCTCGAACACGCCCTGGCACACTTTCGAGAGCTCGGTCTCTCCCTGGCAAAAATTGAAACACTGGAACAGAACGCCGTAGGCAATCATCTCTATACTTCACTCGGTTTTCAGGAGGTCGCCAGGCAGATTCACTTTGTGGCTCCGCTCAATCCCTCCGATTCCCAGTCATCAGCCTGA
- a CDS encoding Uma2 family endonuclease — protein MSDTAIYTAEQFLDARIELPDSGRWTELDQGQIINLDAPDIEHGTIVLNISKVLSRYLHERREGSATFELGLVVKRDPDTVRFPAVSIYNSGGQFDETDKAMTERRPDAIIEIASTNPRRSGMKAHVDDYVSWGVPLIWVIDPPEKEVLEYRTASGSEVIDINGKITGGDSLPDFAMSVRDLFAEPDWW, from the coding sequence ATGTCCGATACGGCGATTTATACCGCTGAACAATTTCTGGATGCCCGAATCGAGCTCCCCGATTCCGGACGCTGGACCGAACTGGACCAGGGGCAGATCATTAATCTGGATGCTCCTGATATCGAGCACGGTACGATTGTGCTCAACATCTCAAAGGTACTCTCCCGCTACCTGCATGAGCGGCGGGAAGGATCCGCGACTTTCGAACTGGGACTGGTCGTCAAACGCGATCCTGATACGGTGCGGTTTCCTGCGGTGAGCATTTATAACAGTGGTGGGCAATTTGATGAGACAGACAAGGCGATGACGGAGCGTCGACCGGATGCCATCATAGAAATTGCCTCGACTAACCCGCGCCGCTCGGGGATGAAAGCGCATGTTGATGACTATGTCTCCTGGGGAGTGCCGCTGATCTGGGTCATCGATCCCCCGGAAAAAGAAGTGCTGGAATATCGAACTGCGAGCGGCAGCGAAGTGATTGACATCAATGGCAAAATCACGGGGGGAGACTCTTTACCGGACTTCGCGATGAGTGTGCGAGACTTGTTTGCCGAACCGGATTGGTGGTAA
- the sthA gene encoding Si-specific NAD(P)(+) transhydrogenase, with product MPKAHYDVAVIGTGPGGEGAAMQAIKQGKSVISIEKFVEIGGNCTHKGTIPSKALRYSILRMSEINGYMRQMGRAGMVFDLEFPELRKTAASVIQKQVGMRRMFYERNGVDLVEGEARFLDPHHIHIETPNGLTEEISFDYAVIATGSRPYRPDDIDFSHPHIFCSDTILDLDFTPRSISVYGAGVIGCEYASMLRSMGMKVNLVNTRSSLLDFLDDEISDALSYHMRESGVLLRHCEHYESIEGTDDGVIINLQSGKKLKTDIMLFAAGRTGNSEHLGLETLEIEPDSRGQIAVNDDFQTTQSHIYAVGDIIGYPSLASAAYVQGRYAASHLDNGECERALIRDIPTGIYTSPEISSLGKTERELTEAKIPYEVGHSMFKHLARAQIMNCPTGMLKLLFHRETLEILGIHCFGPNASEIIHIGQAIMSQPGEANTLLYFINTTFNYPTMAEAYRVAALNGYNRLF from the coding sequence ATGCCTAAGGCACATTATGACGTGGCAGTGATTGGTACCGGCCCCGGTGGAGAAGGGGCTGCAATGCAGGCCATTAAACAGGGGAAATCGGTGATCTCGATCGAAAAGTTTGTCGAGATCGGCGGGAACTGCACGCACAAGGGTACGATTCCCAGTAAAGCCTTACGTTATTCCATTCTGCGGATGTCGGAGATCAACGGCTACATGCGGCAGATGGGACGGGCCGGGATGGTCTTTGACCTGGAATTCCCTGAGCTCCGCAAGACGGCTGCCTCCGTGATTCAGAAGCAGGTCGGCATGCGACGGATGTTTTATGAACGAAATGGCGTCGACCTGGTAGAGGGGGAGGCCCGGTTCCTGGACCCGCACCACATTCATATCGAAACGCCTAATGGGCTGACCGAAGAAATTTCGTTCGACTATGCCGTGATCGCAACCGGATCGCGCCCCTATAGACCTGACGATATTGATTTCAGCCATCCCCATATTTTCTGCAGCGATACAATTCTGGATCTCGATTTTACCCCCCGCTCGATCAGTGTCTACGGAGCAGGGGTGATTGGTTGCGAATACGCGTCCATGCTGCGGTCGATGGGGATGAAGGTCAACCTGGTCAATACACGCAGCTCGCTGCTGGACTTCCTGGATGACGAAATCAGCGATGCACTGAGTTATCACATGCGTGAGAGTGGGGTTTTGCTGCGTCACTGTGAGCATTACGAATCGATAGAAGGAACCGATGACGGAGTGATCATCAATCTGCAGTCGGGAAAAAAACTGAAGACCGACATCATGCTGTTTGCAGCTGGACGCACCGGGAACTCGGAACACCTGGGGCTGGAAACCCTGGAGATCGAACCCGACTCCCGCGGACAGATTGCTGTCAACGATGACTTCCAGACAACGCAATCACACATTTACGCCGTCGGTGATATAATCGGTTATCCGTCACTGGCGAGTGCCGCTTATGTGCAGGGAAGGTATGCGGCCAGCCATCTGGATAACGGTGAATGCGAGCGGGCTCTGATCCGGGATATTCCGACCGGGATCTATACCAGTCCGGAAATCAGCTCGCTGGGTAAGACCGAACGGGAACTGACCGAAGCCAAAATCCCCTATGAAGTCGGGCATTCGATGTTCAAACACCTGGCACGCGCCCAGATCATGAACTGTCCGACCGGCATGTTGAAGCTGCTGTTCCATCGTGAGACCCTGGAAATTCTGGGGATTCACTGCTTCGGGCCGAATGCTTCGGAAATCATTCACATTGGCCAGGCCATTATGTCACAACCTGGTGAAGCGAATACGCTGCTGTATTTCATCAATACGACCTTCAACTACCCCACGATGGCGGAAGCGTATCGTGTGGCTGCATTGAATGGGTATAACCGCCTGTTCTGA
- a CDS encoding sulfatase translates to MGRALLGLMLLLSLILCGETRVEAAETERPNVLFIAVDDLNDWISCLGGHPDCKTPNIDRLASRGLLFTNSHCAAPACNPSRAALLTGIRPSSSGVYLNSQPWRPVMQDAVTLPQHFRNHGYQSIGSGKIFHGRYNDYGSWDDYLKQTGDPQPTQAVLKDPHSRAGTIIWGVLDAQDQEMSDYKMANYAIDFLSTPDQKPFFLACGIYRPHMPWQVPRKYYDMYPLDKIQLPNVPEHDLDDIPPAGVRMAKPGGDHAKILKTENWRYAVQAYLASIAFADVQVGRVLDALDASPYANNTIVVLWGDHGWHLGEKKHWRKFSLWEEATRAPLMMVVPGVTQAGTKCDQAVDFMNIYPTLCELCELPRGDHLDGISMVSLLKDPAQTWERPALTTHGRLNHAVRDNRYRLIRYQNGDEELYDHNQDPMEWKNLADDPQYAETKQRLAKWFPAKNAPDAPHDASLGQGKKKKQQQGKGKSKKKSAQP, encoded by the coding sequence ATGGGTCGCGCGCTCCTCGGTTTAATGTTGCTGTTGTCTTTGATTTTGTGCGGTGAAACTCGCGTCGAGGCTGCGGAGACGGAGCGGCCGAATGTGCTGTTTATCGCCGTAGATGATTTGAATGACTGGATCAGTTGCCTGGGTGGTCATCCGGACTGTAAGACACCGAACATCGACCGGCTTGCGTCCCGGGGACTGCTGTTTACAAATTCGCATTGTGCCGCCCCTGCCTGTAATCCTTCGCGTGCTGCGCTGCTGACGGGCATCCGCCCATCCAGTTCGGGCGTTTATCTGAACTCCCAGCCCTGGCGTCCCGTGATGCAGGACGCCGTGACGCTGCCTCAACATTTTCGCAATCATGGCTACCAGTCGATTGGTTCAGGCAAAATCTTTCATGGACGATATAACGACTACGGATCGTGGGATGACTATCTGAAGCAGACCGGTGATCCCCAACCGACGCAGGCTGTGCTCAAGGATCCACACTCCCGGGCCGGTACGATTATCTGGGGTGTGCTGGATGCACAGGACCAGGAGATGAGCGATTACAAGATGGCGAATTACGCCATTGATTTCCTGAGCACGCCTGACCAGAAGCCTTTCTTCCTGGCATGCGGCATTTATCGGCCGCATATGCCCTGGCAGGTGCCGCGTAAGTATTATGACATGTATCCCCTGGACAAGATTCAGCTTCCCAATGTGCCCGAGCACGATCTGGATGACATACCGCCAGCCGGCGTGCGGATGGCGAAACCAGGTGGAGATCATGCCAAGATTCTGAAGACCGAGAACTGGCGATATGCGGTGCAGGCTTACCTGGCGAGTATTGCCTTTGCGGACGTGCAGGTGGGCCGAGTGCTGGATGCTCTGGATGCGAGTCCGTATGCGAATAATACGATCGTTGTTCTCTGGGGGGATCATGGCTGGCACCTGGGAGAAAAGAAACACTGGCGGAAATTTTCGTTATGGGAAGAAGCGACCCGGGCTCCATTAATGATGGTTGTTCCGGGAGTGACACAGGCAGGAACCAAATGTGATCAGGCAGTAGACTTTATGAATATCTATCCGACACTGTGCGAACTGTGTGAGCTTCCGCGGGGAGATCACCTGGATGGTATCAGTATGGTTTCGTTACTGAAAGATCCCGCGCAAACGTGGGAACGTCCAGCATTAACCACGCACGGGCGACTGAACCATGCAGTGCGGGACAACCGTTATCGGCTGATTCGCTACCAGAATGGCGATGAAGAATTGTACGATCACAACCAGGATCCCATGGAATGGAAGAACCTGGCTGACGATCCGCAGTATGCGGAAACCAAACAACGGCTGGCAAAATGGTTCCCTGCAAAAAATGCTCCCGATGCACCGCATGATGCATCACTGGGACAGGGAAAGAAGAAGAAACAGCAGCAGGGTAAAGGCAAGTCGAAAAAGAAATCGGCCCAACCCTGA
- a CDS encoding redoxin domain-containing protein, translating into MLFTSTLLAEPTESLVGKSVDNFKLQDFRGKQVQLEDARDQKLVVLAFLGTECPLAKLYGDRLQKLADEYETQGVAFYAIMSNQQDSLTEIAAYARKHGIKFPVLKDPGNRVADQIGAVRTPEIFLLDQSRTVRYHGRVDDQYGVGYIRDEPKRQDLKIAITELLAGKPVSVASTKPLGCFIGRIREPDPNSSVTYSNQIARLLQKHCVECHRQGEIAPFELTEYEEVAGWAETIAEVVRDQRMPPWHADPAHGKFSNDRSLTKAEKELIYQWVENGAPEGDPKELPEPRTYVTGWKLPQKPDAVFYMDEKPFKVPAQAGKRGVKYQYFTVDPGFKEDKWLTGAEALPGNRAVVHHILVFARPPQGKRVRVFGEGDQFLVGYVPGSREVMLPEGMAKKVPAGSKLVFQMHYTPIGTEQEDRSKVGLVFTDESKVTHQVMTAHVLNHEFTRRKFPIDANNDNFKIEGTSPPSDRNMLLLGFMPHMHLRGKSFRYELRKTPDGPGEVLLDVPAFDFNWQTAYKIEKPIPLEPGDYIHCVAHFNNSDSNLSNPDPDKPVYWGDQTWNEMMIGYFNVAVPREEAKAENRAQAVAFRLVLKRDKNKNGQLEKSEVPLVELPVFFRADQNKDDVVTVNELADMLEKTRGNKEE; encoded by the coding sequence TTGCTGTTCACTTCTACTCTTCTGGCCGAGCCCACAGAGTCGCTGGTGGGCAAATCGGTCGACAACTTCAAATTGCAGGATTTTCGAGGCAAACAGGTGCAACTGGAAGACGCCCGCGACCAGAAACTGGTCGTCCTGGCGTTTCTGGGAACCGAATGTCCGCTGGCCAAACTCTACGGCGATCGTCTCCAGAAACTGGCTGACGAATACGAGACCCAGGGCGTAGCCTTTTATGCCATTATGTCCAACCAGCAGGACTCGCTGACCGAAATCGCCGCGTATGCCCGCAAGCATGGAATCAAGTTCCCCGTGCTCAAAGATCCGGGCAACCGCGTAGCGGATCAGATTGGTGCCGTGCGGACCCCGGAAATCTTTCTGCTCGATCAATCGAGAACTGTCCGCTACCACGGTCGTGTCGACGATCAGTACGGCGTCGGTTACATTCGCGACGAACCCAAACGCCAGGACCTGAAAATTGCGATCACAGAACTGCTCGCCGGGAAACCTGTCAGTGTCGCTTCCACGAAACCGCTGGGTTGTTTCATTGGTCGCATCCGGGAACCGGATCCCAACAGCAGTGTCACCTATTCTAATCAGATCGCACGCCTCTTGCAGAAGCATTGTGTCGAGTGCCATCGACAAGGCGAAATCGCGCCGTTCGAACTGACCGAATACGAGGAAGTGGCCGGCTGGGCCGAAACCATCGCCGAGGTCGTTCGCGATCAGCGGATGCCCCCCTGGCACGCCGACCCCGCTCATGGGAAATTCTCCAACGATCGCAGCCTGACCAAAGCAGAAAAAGAACTCATCTACCAGTGGGTAGAAAACGGCGCTCCCGAGGGAGATCCCAAAGAACTGCCCGAACCACGCACGTACGTGACCGGCTGGAAACTGCCCCAGAAGCCTGATGCCGTCTTCTACATGGATGAGAAACCATTTAAGGTCCCGGCACAGGCAGGCAAACGGGGCGTCAAATATCAGTACTTCACCGTCGATCCCGGCTTTAAAGAAGACAAATGGCTCACCGGTGCAGAAGCCCTGCCCGGTAACCGGGCGGTCGTACATCATATTCTCGTCTTCGCGCGACCCCCTCAGGGAAAACGGGTTCGCGTGTTTGGTGAAGGCGATCAGTTCCTCGTCGGTTATGTACCCGGTTCACGGGAAGTCATGTTGCCCGAGGGGATGGCCAAGAAAGTTCCCGCCGGTTCCAAGCTGGTCTTTCAAATGCACTACACTCCCATCGGCACCGAACAGGAGGATCGCAGTAAAGTCGGCCTGGTCTTTACTGATGAATCCAAAGTCACGCACCAGGTCATGACCGCGCACGTGCTCAATCATGAGTTCACCCGACGCAAGTTCCCCATCGATGCCAACAACGACAATTTTAAAATCGAAGGCACTTCCCCTCCCAGCGACCGCAATATGCTCCTGCTGGGCTTCATGCCCCACATGCACCTTCGCGGCAAATCGTTCCGCTATGAATTGCGGAAAACACCGGATGGACCGGGCGAAGTACTACTCGATGTACCTGCCTTTGATTTCAACTGGCAGACAGCCTACAAGATTGAAAAGCCGATTCCCCTTGAGCCCGGCGACTACATCCATTGTGTCGCACACTTTAATAATTCGGACAGCAATCTTTCCAACCCGGATCCCGATAAACCGGTTTACTGGGGCGATCAGACCTGGAATGAAATGATGATCGGCTATTTCAATGTTGCTGTTCCCCGGGAGGAAGCCAAAGCGGAAAACCGTGCCCAGGCCGTTGCCTTCCGTCTGGTGCTCAAACGCGACAAAAATAAAAATGGTCAGCTGGAAAAATCAGAAGTTCCGCTGGTGGAACTCCCCGTCTTTTTCCGGGCTGACCAGAACAAAGATGATGTCGTGACTGTCAACGAACTCGCAGACATGCTGGAAAAAACACGCGGCAATAAAGAGGAGTAA
- the acpS gene encoding holo-ACP synthase, translated as MIVGLGTDIVEISRIGQMIERHGDTFLKRVFTESENEYCGTKKNKEQHYAGRWAAKEAVMKTLGTGFVKGIGWKEIEVVNLKSGKPTIVISGGVEQYAGELGIEEILITISHSREFATATAIAVGKMPLA; from the coding sequence GTGATAGTCGGGCTGGGTACAGATATCGTCGAAATTTCACGCATCGGTCAAATGATTGAGCGGCATGGTGATACCTTTCTCAAGCGTGTCTTCACGGAAAGTGAAAACGAGTACTGTGGCACCAAGAAGAACAAGGAACAGCATTACGCGGGACGATGGGCGGCCAAGGAAGCGGTGATGAAGACGCTGGGGACCGGTTTTGTGAAGGGGATCGGCTGGAAAGAGATTGAAGTGGTCAACCTGAAGAGCGGGAAGCCGACCATTGTGATTTCCGGAGGGGTAGAGCAGTATGCGGGAGAACTGGGAATCGAAGAGATTCTGATCACGATCTCCCACAGCCGGGAATTTGCTACGGCCACGGCAATCGCTGTCGGAAAAATGCCGCTCGCCTGA
- a CDS encoding TIGR00730 family Rossman fold protein, whose product MSKINSICVFCGSKSGSDPQYHESAQELGRLLAERNITLVYGGGSVGLMGIIADAVLAAGGKVIGVIPRQLATRELLHPGVEEMHVVEDMHTRKAKMAEFSDAFIAMPGGFGTLEELFEVVSWVQLGIYLKPIGLLNTSGFYDPLLNLVEHCIDTEFIKPKYRDLIIADETPATLVDHLEKHQLPHIEKILSLKQS is encoded by the coding sequence ATGAGTAAGATCAACAGCATCTGCGTATTCTGCGGCTCGAAATCCGGCAGCGATCCTCAATACCATGAGTCTGCTCAGGAACTGGGACGTCTGCTGGCCGAACGAAACATCACGCTGGTTTACGGCGGCGGCAGCGTAGGACTGATGGGCATCATTGCAGACGCCGTTCTCGCAGCCGGCGGTAAAGTGATCGGCGTTATTCCGCGACAACTGGCTACCCGGGAACTGCTCCATCCGGGAGTCGAAGAAATGCACGTCGTGGAAGACATGCATACCCGCAAAGCGAAAATGGCTGAATTTTCCGATGCGTTCATCGCGATGCCGGGCGGCTTCGGTACTCTCGAAGAACTCTTCGAAGTTGTCTCCTGGGTTCAACTCGGCATCTATCTCAAGCCGATCGGACTGCTCAACACCTCAGGTTTCTATGATCCGCTTCTGAATCTGGTCGAGCATTGTATCGATACCGAATTCATTAAACCGAAATACCGCGATCTGATCATTGCCGATGAAACACCGGCCACGCTTGTTGATCATCTCGAGAAACACCAGCTGCCGCACATCGAGAAAATTCTGAGTCTCAAGCAGAGCTGA